In one Candidatus Planktophila vernalis genomic region, the following are encoded:
- the gcvP gene encoding aminomethyl-transferring glycine dehydrogenase: protein MVDYDAFSRRHIGPSEDQAQTMLMELGYSSMADFIADVVPQNIAMTKRLSEALPRALNEVDVIAELRALADKNDVYRNVIGTGYYGTITPPVILRNVLENPAWYTAYTPYQPEISQGRLEALFAFQTAVCDLTALSIANASMLDEGTAAAEAMTLARRVYKGSDDAVFLIDINVHPQTIAVVQTRAKPQGIKVEVLDLSKNPSHNEVFGVLVQYPNTRGEIIDYSALATWAHSKEALLIAATDLLALTLLKAPGEWGADIAVGSAQRFGVPMGFGGPHAGFMSVREGLERSLPGRLIGQSVDAHGNPAFRLALQTREQHIRRDKATSNICTAQVLLAVMSAFYAMWHGPAGLKTIASRVNRQTQELASSVTASGHRVVHSNYFDTLVIEVKDAPELHKRADSKKINLKRIDATHVGVSLDETTDAKILKDLCEIFGGGAVGATGKSIPDSAVRSSTYLRHPIFNTMRSETSMLRYLRTLSDRDLALDRTMIPLGSCTMKLNATTEMEAVTWPEYSSLHPFAPAKQNAGSRELIEQLSDWLIKITGYDAVSLQPNAGSQGEFAGLLAIRNYHDSRGDQGRTICLIPSSAHGTNAASAVMAGMQVVVIECDDHGNVSIDDLKAKIAQYSASLAAMMVTYPSTHGVFESAITDLCGLVHDAGGQVYVDGANLNALVGLAQPGKFGADVSHLNLHKTFCIPHGGGGPGVGPVICRSHLAPFLPNHPLDELAGPATGPGPISAAPFGSASILPISWAYIRMMGGEGLTLATSVAILSANYMAAKLNPMFPVLYTGEHGRVGHECILDLREITKVSGVSVDDIAKRLMDYGFHAPTMSFPVAGTFMIEPTESEDIAEIDRFIAAMTAIHGEIQEIMDGKISVEESALRHAPHTIESVLAANWEGSYSREVGGTPSVRNGLVSGEIIGMQGKYWPTVGRIDGAHGDRNLICSCPPISEFA, encoded by the coding sequence ATGGTTGATTACGACGCTTTTTCACGTCGACACATCGGTCCTTCAGAGGATCAAGCACAAACCATGTTGATGGAACTTGGTTATTCCTCCATGGCAGATTTTATTGCAGATGTTGTTCCTCAAAATATTGCAATGACAAAACGGTTAAGTGAAGCATTACCGAGGGCGCTCAATGAAGTAGATGTCATCGCAGAGCTACGAGCACTGGCAGATAAAAATGATGTTTATCGCAATGTGATTGGAACCGGTTATTACGGAACTATTACACCGCCAGTAATTCTACGAAATGTTTTAGAAAACCCAGCCTGGTACACCGCTTACACGCCCTACCAACCAGAGATTTCTCAAGGTCGCCTGGAAGCGCTCTTTGCATTTCAAACTGCGGTCTGCGATTTAACCGCGTTATCAATTGCAAACGCGTCCATGCTAGATGAAGGCACAGCTGCAGCAGAGGCTATGACCTTAGCCCGCCGTGTTTATAAGGGCAGCGATGATGCAGTATTTTTGATTGATATCAATGTGCATCCTCAAACTATTGCAGTGGTTCAAACTCGTGCTAAACCACAGGGAATTAAAGTTGAAGTTCTTGACCTTTCAAAGAATCCTTCACACAACGAAGTCTTTGGAGTTCTTGTTCAGTATCCAAATACTCGTGGTGAAATTATTGATTACAGTGCACTTGCGACTTGGGCACATTCAAAAGAGGCTTTGTTAATTGCCGCAACAGATCTACTCGCACTCACACTCTTAAAAGCACCAGGGGAGTGGGGCGCAGATATTGCAGTTGGCTCCGCCCAGCGCTTTGGAGTTCCAATGGGCTTTGGTGGACCACATGCTGGCTTCATGTCAGTGCGCGAAGGTCTAGAACGCTCACTACCTGGACGTTTGATTGGTCAAAGCGTTGATGCCCATGGCAACCCAGCATTTCGCCTAGCTTTGCAAACACGTGAGCAACATATTCGCCGCGATAAAGCCACAAGCAATATCTGCACTGCTCAAGTTCTGCTGGCTGTAATGAGTGCCTTCTATGCAATGTGGCATGGACCAGCCGGTTTGAAAACTATTGCCTCCAGAGTTAATCGACAAACACAAGAACTCGCTAGTTCTGTAACTGCTTCTGGTCACAGAGTTGTTCACTCAAATTATTTCGACACATTAGTAATTGAAGTGAAGGATGCACCAGAACTTCACAAGAGAGCAGATTCCAAGAAGATTAACCTTAAGAGGATTGATGCAACGCATGTGGGTGTTTCACTGGATGAAACTACGGATGCAAAGATACTCAAAGACTTATGTGAGATCTTCGGTGGTGGGGCAGTAGGGGCTACCGGCAAATCGATTCCAGATTCAGCTGTTCGCTCATCAACTTATCTTCGTCACCCAATCTTTAATACCATGCGCTCTGAAACATCGATGCTGCGCTATCTGCGCACACTCTCTGATCGCGATTTAGCCCTAGATCGCACAATGATTCCGCTGGGTTCCTGCACGATGAAACTCAATGCCACAACTGAGATGGAAGCAGTTACCTGGCCAGAGTACTCATCACTTCATCCATTTGCACCAGCAAAGCAGAATGCGGGCTCTCGCGAACTAATTGAGCAACTCTCTGATTGGCTTATAAAGATCACTGGTTATGACGCAGTTTCCCTGCAACCAAACGCTGGAAGTCAAGGGGAGTTCGCAGGACTTTTGGCTATTCGCAACTATCACGATTCGCGTGGTGATCAGGGCCGCACTATTTGTTTGATTCCATCCTCTGCCCACGGAACTAATGCAGCAAGTGCGGTTATGGCTGGGATGCAGGTTGTGGTGATTGAGTGTGATGATCATGGAAATGTCAGTATTGATGATTTGAAGGCAAAAATAGCTCAATATTCGGCCTCATTAGCGGCCATGATGGTCACATACCCATCGACCCACGGTGTTTTTGAGTCAGCTATTACTGATCTGTGTGGTCTGGTTCATGATGCTGGTGGACAGGTTTATGTTGATGGAGCTAATTTGAATGCGCTAGTTGGTTTAGCGCAACCAGGAAAATTCGGTGCAGATGTTTCTCATTTGAATTTGCATAAAACATTTTGTATTCCACATGGTGGTGGGGGACCAGGAGTTGGTCCAGTTATCTGTCGATCACATTTAGCGCCATTTCTACCTAATCATCCATTAGATGAGTTAGCAGGACCTGCAACTGGTCCCGGGCCAATTAGTGCTGCGCCATTTGGTTCTGCAAGTATTCTGCCGATTTCTTGGGCATATATTCGTATGATGGGTGGGGAAGGCCTCACACTTGCAACATCTGTAGCAATCTTGTCTGCAAATTACATGGCGGCGAAGTTAAATCCAATGTTCCCAGTTCTCTACACGGGAGAACATGGACGCGTTGGTCATGAGTGCATTTTGGATTTGCGTGAAATCACCAAGGTAAGTGGAGTGAGCGTCGATGACATCGCAAAGCGATTAATGGACTATGGCTTCCATGCACCAACTATGAGTTTTCCGGTTGCTGGAACATTCATGATTGAACCCACTGAAAGTGAAGACATCGCTGAGATTGATCGCTTTATTGCCGCAATGACTGCCATTCACGGAGAAATTCAGGAAATCATGGATGGCAAGATTTCGGTGGAGGAGTCAGCTCTTCGCCATGCACCACACACCATTGAAAGTGTTCTGGCAGCTAATTGGGAGGGCTCTTACTCACGTGAAGTGGGCGGAACACCCTCGGTGCGAAATGGTCTTGTGAGCGGTGAAATCATCGGAATGCAGGGCAAGTACTGGCCAACGGTGGGCCGTATCGATGGAGCACACGGGGATAGGAACCTGATTTGCTCCTGTCCACCCATATCTGAGTTCGCCTGA
- a CDS encoding bifunctional nuclease family protein translates to MISMEVIGVRVEMPSNQPIVLLKEIDGSRFLPIWVGAVEATAIAFAQQGVQPPRPLTHDLTQNIVEQLDATLTAVHVTHIDEGVFYANLIVRDSSETTHTISARPSDAIALALRASANILASSELLDEIGIEIPSEGAPGDENQEVERFREFLDQINPEDFAG, encoded by the coding sequence ATGATTTCAATGGAGGTCATCGGCGTTAGAGTCGAAATGCCTTCCAATCAGCCCATCGTCTTACTCAAAGAAATTGATGGTTCACGTTTTCTGCCGATTTGGGTAGGGGCTGTTGAAGCCACAGCTATCGCCTTTGCCCAACAAGGGGTTCAACCACCAAGACCGCTGACCCACGATTTAACCCAGAACATCGTTGAGCAACTCGATGCCACGTTGACGGCAGTTCACGTGACCCACATTGATGAAGGCGTCTTCTATGCCAACCTCATTGTTAGAGATAGCTCTGAAACTACCCACACCATCTCGGCCAGGCCTTCAGATGCCATTGCTCTAGCCCTTCGAGCTTCGGCCAACATCTTGGCTAGCTCTGAACTACTCGATGAGATTGGAATTGAGATCCCATCAGAGGGTGCGCCAGGGGATGAGAACCAGGAAGTTGAGCGCTTTAGAGAGTTCCTGGATCAGATCAACCCCGAGGATTTTGCGGGGTAG
- the lnt gene encoding apolipoprotein N-acyltransferase, which yields MSGLVLSAAFEPISLWWVAPIALALEMFALSRSERTYPSVLAFALTFNLVLLHWTSTYVGSVPWIILASGLSLFYLPLVAVKRLGIAFFPLIFIVLEEIRNRFPFQGFGWARIAYSQADAPYAKIAAHGGAVALSAITVLIGLVLFYLFQKQFRILILLPLLIVLVPINVQMNETTQALMIQGNVPKLGLDFNSRAKEVFFNHVKETDIALKNRKVDFILWPENSVDVDPFRNPEVFEALNSYKVPLIVGAIVGRDNETLNTSILWTKESQNVYIKQHLTPFGEYIPLRSLASKISPFVDDVRDFTPGNESTIFTVDKAKIAPVICYELLDDQILEKAAKSSNLLAVQTNSATFGDSAQSAQQLQITRIRAIEHSRNILSVSTTGFSAVIDYNGKVLQKSDMGTAQHLYAEIGLISSTSPRDRYGDWALVMTLIWLLIVTRRAYIYRR from the coding sequence TTGAGCGGGCTAGTTCTTAGCGCTGCTTTCGAACCAATATCCCTGTGGTGGGTTGCACCAATTGCACTTGCCTTAGAAATGTTTGCACTTTCTCGAAGTGAGCGGACATATCCCAGCGTTCTAGCTTTTGCACTTACCTTTAATCTTGTTTTACTGCACTGGACAAGTACATATGTGGGATCTGTGCCGTGGATAATTCTTGCTTCTGGATTAAGTCTTTTCTACCTGCCGTTAGTAGCGGTAAAACGTCTTGGGATCGCTTTTTTCCCTTTGATATTTATCGTCTTGGAAGAGATTCGTAACAGATTTCCTTTTCAAGGTTTCGGCTGGGCCAGGATTGCATACTCACAGGCCGATGCTCCCTATGCCAAGATCGCAGCACACGGGGGAGCGGTTGCCCTTTCCGCAATTACGGTGCTCATTGGACTTGTTCTCTTCTATTTATTTCAAAAACAATTTCGAATTCTCATCCTTTTGCCATTACTTATTGTTTTAGTTCCAATAAATGTTCAAATGAATGAAACAACACAAGCGCTAATGATTCAAGGTAATGTGCCAAAATTAGGGTTGGATTTTAATTCTAGAGCAAAAGAAGTTTTCTTCAATCACGTGAAAGAAACAGATATTGCGTTAAAGAATAGGAAAGTTGACTTTATTCTCTGGCCCGAAAACTCAGTAGATGTAGATCCATTCCGAAATCCGGAAGTTTTCGAAGCACTCAATAGCTACAAAGTTCCATTGATTGTTGGAGCTATTGTTGGAAGAGATAATGAAACTCTGAATACGTCAATATTATGGACAAAAGAGTCACAAAATGTCTACATAAAGCAACACCTCACACCATTTGGTGAATACATTCCATTGCGATCCCTAGCTTCAAAAATCTCGCCATTTGTTGATGATGTTCGAGATTTCACACCAGGAAATGAGTCGACAATATTTACCGTAGATAAGGCAAAGATTGCGCCAGTTATCTGTTATGAGTTACTTGATGACCAAATCCTTGAAAAGGCAGCAAAATCATCAAATCTTCTTGCCGTACAAACCAACAGTGCAACATTTGGGGATTCTGCTCAAAGTGCACAGCAGCTACAGATCACTCGTATTAGAGCGATAGAACATTCACGAAATATTCTTTCGGTGTCGACTACAGGTTTCTCAGCCGTTATTGATTACAACGGAAAAGTTCTGCAAAAGAGCGACATGGGAACTGCGCAACATCTCTATGCCGAAATAGGACTGATTTCCAGCACATCGCCAAGAGATAGATATGGGGATTGGGCCTTAGTAATGACGCTGATCTGGCTGCTGATAGTCACCCGTCGAGCGTATATATACCGCCGATAA
- a CDS encoding MerR family transcriptional regulator yields the protein MTSQELEIGYRGATACSAAGITYRQLDYWARTGLVEPSIRTASGSGTQRLYGFRDILVLKIVKRLLDAGVSLQNIRTAVDHLRSRGVTELESMTLMSDGASIYECASPDEIIDLLAGGQGVFGIAVGKVWHEVEGSLSLLQGEISGQSVGVESNDELSLRRKSKGA from the coding sequence GTGACTTCCCAGGAACTAGAAATTGGCTACCGTGGCGCTACAGCATGCTCTGCGGCCGGTATTACATACCGCCAGTTAGATTATTGGGCACGGACAGGTTTAGTTGAGCCAAGCATTAGAACTGCAAGTGGCTCAGGAACGCAACGCCTGTATGGGTTTAGAGACATTCTTGTTTTAAAAATTGTTAAGCGCCTTTTAGATGCTGGCGTATCACTTCAGAATATTCGCACAGCCGTTGATCACCTGCGCAGCAGGGGAGTGACAGAGCTTGAGAGCATGACGTTAATGAGTGATGGTGCATCTATCTATGAATGCGCTAGCCCCGATGAGATCATCGACTTGCTGGCAGGTGGCCAAGGAGTCTTCGGTATCGCTGTTGGAAAAGTCTGGCACGAGGTTGAGGGTTCTCTCTCATTATTGCAAGGTGAGATCAGTGGTCAAAGCGTGGGTGTTGAATCTAACGATGAACTTTCACTACGTCGAAAGAGCAAAGGCGCTTAA